One Rubripirellula reticaptiva genomic region harbors:
- a CDS encoding flagellar basal body P-ring protein FlgI, giving the protein MIVCVVGRCDAAGLKLGDICRVKGQETNTLQGLGLVVGLRGTGDSDAAPTARALARMMQLMGGPMATDRTGNLDLEDVADAKNVAMVFVTATLSTVGAQPGDLVDVTVNAINAKSLEGGTLMLTPMLGPRADNPTVYAMAQGRLNVSLDGPATSARIQGGAKMEAAIAANYQKDGKITLVLEKDFASFDTAQRIEDEINSFSSLTLGDPTTTSGMSTRTRARAIDQLHIEVSIPELYSENPIKFIALLLGTTIQISGHSSRVVINERDGVVVIGKDVEIAPVLVTHRSLRIEAGGSGGFAQVGDTNDLPVNAKLKSLADALNALDVPTSDLIAIIKTLKRKGDLYGEVVFQ; this is encoded by the coding sequence ATGATTGTGTGCGTGGTGGGCCGTTGCGACGCAGCGGGGCTGAAATTGGGCGATATCTGCCGCGTGAAAGGCCAGGAAACCAACACGTTGCAAGGGTTGGGATTGGTCGTGGGACTGCGTGGGACCGGTGACTCGGATGCTGCGCCGACGGCTCGCGCGCTCGCTCGGATGATGCAATTGATGGGTGGTCCGATGGCGACCGATCGAACGGGCAACTTGGATTTAGAAGATGTTGCTGATGCCAAGAATGTAGCGATGGTGTTTGTCACTGCGACCTTAAGCACCGTCGGAGCCCAGCCTGGTGACTTGGTCGATGTGACGGTCAATGCGATCAATGCAAAAAGTCTGGAAGGCGGCACGTTGATGTTGACGCCGATGTTGGGGCCACGAGCGGACAACCCAACGGTTTATGCGATGGCTCAAGGGCGACTGAACGTGTCATTGGACGGTCCGGCAACGTCAGCCAGGATTCAGGGTGGGGCGAAGATGGAGGCTGCGATTGCGGCGAACTATCAGAAAGACGGCAAAATCACGTTGGTGTTAGAGAAAGACTTCGCTAGTTTCGATACTGCCCAACGGATCGAGGACGAGATCAACAGTTTTTCTTCACTGACACTTGGTGATCCAACGACGACGTCGGGAATGTCGACGCGGACTCGAGCTCGGGCGATCGACCAGCTGCACATCGAAGTTTCAATCCCCGAACTTTATAGCGAAAATCCGATCAAATTTATTGCTTTGCTGTTGGGTACGACCATTCAAATTTCCGGACACTCGTCGCGTGTCGTCATCAATGAACGTGATGGAGTGGTGGTGATTGGGAAGGATGTCGAAATCGCGCCGGTCTTGGTGACTCACCGCAGCCTGCGGATCGAAGCCGGTGGCAGTGGCGGGTTTGCCCAAGTTGGTGACACGAACGATCTGCCTGTTAACGCAAAACTAAAAAGTCTTGCCGATGCGTTGAACGCCCTCGATGTGCCAACGTCCGATTTAATTGCCATCATCAAGACGCTGAAACGAAAAGGCGATCTGTATGGCGAAGTGGTTTTTCAATAG
- the flgG gene encoding flagellar basal-body rod protein FlgG, with protein MSVQTLYTAATGMGAMETKLDVIANNLANINTTGFKKDRANFEDLLYRTEVYPGVQDASQTPTAVGTQVGLGVRVTSTQTDHSQGTLQQTGRELDMAITGRGFLRVLDPSTQQPMYTRAGNLDINANGQLVIGSAQVGRLLDPPITIPQDATAIQITADGQVMTRVPGQVELANQGQLQLAQFINPDGLLKVGENMYMQTDASGQEQVANPGDQGLGTLQQGNLEASNVQPVQELIDLITTQRAFELNSQAVQAGDQIMQTITNLKRF; from the coding sequence ATGAGTGTTCAAACTCTTTACACCGCCGCCACCGGCATGGGGGCGATGGAAACCAAGTTGGATGTCATCGCCAACAACCTGGCCAACATCAACACGACCGGTTTCAAGAAAGACCGGGCAAACTTCGAAGACCTTTTGTATCGAACGGAAGTTTATCCCGGCGTCCAAGATGCCAGCCAGACACCGACCGCCGTCGGAACTCAGGTCGGTCTGGGCGTGCGAGTGACCAGCACTCAAACCGATCATAGCCAAGGGACGCTCCAGCAGACGGGGCGTGAGTTGGACATGGCGATCACCGGACGCGGGTTTCTTCGCGTGCTTGATCCTTCCACTCAGCAGCCCATGTACACCCGCGCTGGCAATCTAGACATCAACGCAAATGGCCAGTTGGTGATTGGTTCGGCGCAAGTGGGCCGATTACTCGATCCGCCGATCACGATCCCCCAAGATGCAACGGCAATCCAAATCACGGCCGATGGGCAAGTCATGACCCGAGTCCCCGGACAGGTCGAACTAGCCAATCAAGGCCAATTGCAATTGGCTCAATTCATCAATCCCGATGGCTTGTTAAAAGTCGGCGAAAACATGTACATGCAAACCGATGCATCGGGGCAGGAACAAGTCGCCAATCCAGGCGATCAAGGACTCGGCACGCTTCAGCAAGGTAACTTGGAAGCGTCCAACGTTCAGCCCGTGCAAGAACTGATTGACCTGATCACCACGCAGCGCGCCTTTGAACTCAACAGCCAAGCCGTTCAAGCCGGCGACCAGATCATGCAAACGATCACCAACCTGAAACGTTTCTAG
- a CDS encoding rod-binding protein — protein MMSKSPELSMSGEASEMKEAFTDFVGQTLFGSMLSSMRKTVGKPAYMHGGRTEEVFQQQLDQHIVEDLTKSSASSLADPMFELFNLQRRS, from the coding sequence ATGATGTCGAAGTCGCCTGAACTTTCGATGTCAGGCGAAGCATCGGAAATGAAAGAAGCATTCACAGATTTTGTCGGCCAAACGTTATTCGGTAGCATGCTTTCGTCGATGCGAAAGACAGTCGGCAAACCGGCTTACATGCACGGTGGCCGAACCGAAGAAGTTTTTCAACAACAACTCGACCAACACATCGTTGAAGATTTGACCAAGTCGTCGGCCAGTTCGCTGGCGGACCCGATGTTCGAGCTATTTAACCTGCAACGGAGATCTTGA
- the flgA gene encoding flagellar basal body P-ring formation chaperone FlgA: MLFFRRILIFAAMTLIVSKAGAQDYGGAFNASVDAGTRWGFRIISPVTVTSSIVRLGDVVQPVDPNQAGWQRLRRAAIGLVPVSGEAMTIRRERLGKAILAAEATPRMIDWFGPNEVRVVYRQPTPDEVAARRAKSGVNDFHTITNDHSVNAVGYESSTDQRIPTQANAPALSHIDAKRVIHWIEIAMEQFYPDVDDAYAVEVPADQTELVALQSMSGVTHMEAVTPIDDGPCRFLVVARSINGPIESEVNVNLVSYPEVVVPTRSMGRGHRIQETDITLKRMAPENIDPNAVADMSVLIGQEVRANLRVGQAIRHDQFGFPILIHRGDLVEVRVIGGGVTVTTNGKSLGDGSESDLIEIETINPRKRLLARVAQHGVVEIVTRSPIVR, from the coding sequence ATGCTGTTTTTCCGTCGCATCTTGATATTCGCCGCCATGACACTGATCGTGTCCAAGGCGGGTGCGCAAGATTACGGTGGTGCCTTCAATGCATCCGTCGATGCTGGAACACGCTGGGGATTTCGAATCATTTCACCCGTCACGGTTACTTCATCGATCGTCCGCCTCGGTGACGTCGTCCAACCGGTCGACCCCAACCAAGCCGGTTGGCAGCGACTGCGGCGAGCGGCCATTGGATTGGTGCCGGTCAGTGGCGAAGCCATGACGATCCGCCGCGAAAGACTTGGTAAGGCAATCCTTGCCGCCGAGGCGACGCCGCGCATGATCGATTGGTTCGGACCCAACGAAGTTCGTGTTGTCTATCGACAGCCGACACCCGATGAAGTTGCAGCCCGCCGGGCTAAATCCGGGGTAAATGATTTTCATACAATTACGAACGACCATTCAGTCAACGCAGTCGGCTACGAGTCCAGTACGGATCAACGAATTCCAACGCAAGCCAATGCACCGGCGCTTTCACACATTGATGCGAAGCGTGTCATCCACTGGATTGAAATAGCGATGGAGCAATTTTATCCTGATGTTGACGACGCCTACGCCGTGGAGGTTCCCGCCGACCAGACTGAGTTGGTCGCCTTGCAATCGATGAGCGGAGTCACCCACATGGAGGCAGTGACGCCGATCGATGACGGACCCTGTCGTTTTCTTGTCGTTGCTCGGTCCATCAACGGACCAATTGAATCGGAAGTGAACGTCAACCTTGTTTCGTATCCCGAAGTGGTCGTACCGACACGAAGCATGGGACGCGGGCATCGTATCCAAGAAACCGACATCACACTCAAACGGATGGCTCCCGAAAATATTGATCCCAATGCGGTGGCTGATATGTCGGTGCTAATCGGGCAGGAAGTGCGGGCCAACCTGCGAGTCGGTCAGGCGATTCGCCACGACCAATTCGGTTTCCCCATTCTAATTCACCGTGGTGACTTGGTCGAAGTTCGCGTGATTGGCGGCGGAGTGACTGTTACTACCAACGGAAAATCGCTCGGCGATGGATCGGAATCCGATCTGATTGAAATCGAGACCATCAATCCACGAAAACGACTGCTTGCTCGCGTTGCCCAGCATGGCGTTGTCGAGATCGTGACTCGATCGCCCATCGTTCGATAA
- a CDS encoding flagellar hook-basal body protein, producing MPYGVYLSAAGAHAQSHRMQVLSNNLANVSTTGFKPEETVLQARFAEMIEGGEVPPGLGGADDIGGGVTIQRSATQFAVGPMKKTDRDLDFAINDEETFFVLKRGDQQLLTRAGDFLFDSKGQMINPSGEQVLASDGSPIQVQPGIPVQVMPEGRVRQGENTWELMLAKPKSMGDISHLGGNQFKPMAPFDVVGGGGRKVVAGMLEQSGVQPTGAMMELIETSRVYEANVRMIQNQDSVMGSLISRVLQA from the coding sequence ATGCCCTATGGCGTTTACCTATCCGCGGCCGGTGCTCACGCACAGAGCCACCGAATGCAGGTGCTCAGCAATAACCTGGCAAACGTTTCGACGACCGGTTTCAAGCCGGAGGAAACGGTTCTGCAAGCACGGTTCGCTGAAATGATCGAGGGTGGCGAAGTTCCGCCCGGACTCGGAGGGGCTGACGATATCGGTGGCGGAGTCACAATCCAGCGCTCGGCAACTCAATTTGCGGTCGGGCCAATGAAGAAGACGGATCGCGATCTCGACTTTGCGATCAATGACGAAGAAACGTTCTTTGTTCTGAAGCGCGGCGACCAGCAACTGTTGACCCGAGCCGGCGATTTTCTGTTCGATTCCAAAGGCCAGATGATCAATCCGTCGGGCGAACAAGTCTTAGCCAGTGACGGTTCCCCAATCCAAGTCCAGCCTGGCATTCCGGTCCAAGTCATGCCCGAAGGCCGGGTTCGCCAGGGCGAAAATACTTGGGAACTGATGTTGGCCAAGCCCAAAAGCATGGGCGACATTTCCCATCTTGGCGGAAACCAGTTCAAGCCCATGGCACCGTTTGATGTCGTCGGTGGTGGTGGGCGTAAGGTCGTCGCCGGAATGTTGGAACAGTCCGGCGTTCAGCCCACCGGCGCGATGATGGAATTGATCGAGACGTCTAGAGTTTACGAAGCCAACGTGCGCATGATTCAAAACCAAGATTCGGTGATGGGATCGTTGATCTCGCGAGTGCTGCAGGCGTAG
- a CDS encoding flagellar basal body L-ring protein FlgH has protein sequence MKNQNSRKRILVAWACAATIALFALMANVNAQNSSLMYAPMPAMAPRATPGQSVAEQSITRQTVPPNLMPAPTASGDGQMALDRPAVLIDRASWTYQPASPMRTFQKNDVVTIRVDEITRVLADGSANQRKQTLYEAILTDWIKLTNGQLRTDPQPSGDPAIAAESNTNYRAQSSIQSRESMTFNIAATVVDIRANGSLVLEARKSIRINDNLWETSLTGICRAQDIAPDNVVLSKDLIDLEILKEDQGHLRDGYKRGWLARWIDRFKPF, from the coding sequence ATGAAGAACCAAAACTCACGCAAGCGAATCCTGGTGGCCTGGGCCTGCGCTGCGACGATTGCATTGTTTGCCCTGATGGCGAATGTGAACGCCCAGAACAGTTCGTTGATGTACGCGCCGATGCCCGCGATGGCACCTCGTGCAACACCTGGCCAATCGGTTGCAGAGCAGTCGATCACGCGTCAAACGGTACCACCTAATCTGATGCCTGCGCCCACCGCATCAGGTGACGGCCAGATGGCTCTCGATCGGCCCGCCGTGTTGATTGATCGTGCAAGTTGGACTTATCAACCAGCTTCTCCGATGCGCACCTTCCAAAAAAATGATGTGGTCACCATTCGCGTTGACGAAATCACTCGAGTGCTAGCGGATGGTTCGGCGAACCAACGGAAACAAACGCTCTATGAAGCGATCTTGACGGATTGGATCAAGCTAACCAACGGACAACTGCGAACTGATCCCCAACCGAGCGGCGATCCTGCGATTGCTGCCGAATCGAACACTAACTATCGCGCGCAATCGTCGATTCAGTCACGAGAATCGATGACGTTCAATATCGCCGCGACGGTCGTCGACATCCGGGCCAACGGATCTTTGGTTTTAGAAGCACGGAAATCGATTCGCATCAACGATAACCTGTGGGAAACGTCGCTGACGGGAATTTGTCGTGCGCAAGACATTGCACCCGACAATGTCGTCCTGAGTAAGGATCTGATCGACCTTGAAATCTTGAAGGAAGATCAAGGACACTTGCGAGACGGTTACAAGCGAGGCTGGTTGGCTCGGTGGATTGATCGCTTCAAGCCGTTCTAA
- the argJ gene encoding bifunctional glutamate N-acetyltransferase/amino-acid acetyltransferase ArgJ codes for MDNSENNLPTGFRFAGVTCGLKASGKSDLALIVTDHPVTAAGVYTKNQIVAAPVMLSRSRTPSSTIRAVVTNSGNANACTGDQGMTDAQTMCREVAERVGCHPEDVLVMSTGVIGRPLPMDKLIVGIEQAAKEIAGDTPAFVRAAEAIRTTDAARKTVTREIEIGGKKIKFAAMAKGAGMIAPNMATMLAVMMTDATLSADSIKAVLTESADRSFNRVSVDGHTSTNDTFLLLASGQGEPLAGDELAQFQSHINEVSIALAKQLVEDGEGAVHTMAIRIRGAADVAAAETIAKTVAASPLVKTAITGGDPNWGRIVSAAGYADAKIDPTKTSLKICETEIYRGGTPVPFDAKTLSQKMLAQKEVPIELVVGEGPGEAEYWSSDLTCDYVRFNSEYTT; via the coding sequence ATGGACAATTCAGAAAACAACCTGCCCACCGGTTTTCGTTTCGCAGGCGTGACCTGCGGCCTGAAGGCCAGCGGTAAGAGCGACCTCGCACTTATCGTCACTGATCACCCCGTCACCGCCGCAGGCGTCTACACAAAAAACCAAATTGTTGCCGCGCCCGTCATGCTTAGCCGTAGCCGGACCCCGTCCAGCACGATTCGAGCCGTCGTCACCAACAGCGGAAACGCCAACGCCTGCACCGGCGACCAAGGCATGACCGACGCGCAAACGATGTGTCGCGAAGTTGCTGAGCGAGTCGGCTGTCATCCCGAAGACGTGCTGGTGATGAGTACCGGTGTGATCGGTCGTCCGCTGCCGATGGACAAGTTGATTGTAGGGATCGAACAAGCGGCCAAAGAAATCGCAGGCGACACGCCCGCTTTCGTCCGAGCCGCCGAAGCGATCCGAACCACTGACGCCGCGCGAAAGACAGTGACTCGCGAGATCGAGATCGGCGGCAAAAAAATCAAATTCGCTGCGATGGCGAAAGGTGCCGGCATGATCGCGCCGAACATGGCAACGATGTTGGCGGTAATGATGACTGACGCGACGCTATCAGCCGATTCCATCAAAGCAGTACTCACCGAATCGGCCGATCGCAGTTTTAACCGCGTCAGCGTCGATGGGCACACCAGCACGAACGACACGTTCCTGTTACTCGCTAGCGGCCAAGGCGAACCGCTTGCCGGCGACGAACTGGCCCAGTTCCAATCGCACATCAATGAAGTCTCGATCGCGCTGGCCAAACAATTGGTCGAAGACGGCGAAGGAGCCGTCCACACGATGGCGATCCGAATTCGCGGTGCAGCCGATGTTGCGGCGGCAGAAACGATCGCCAAGACGGTCGCGGCCAGTCCGTTGGTCAAGACCGCCATCACGGGCGGCGATCCAAACTGGGGACGCATTGTTTCAGCGGCCGGTTATGCGGACGCAAAAATTGATCCGACCAAAACCAGCTTAAAAATCTGCGAAACCGAAATCTATCGCGGCGGAACGCCCGTTCCGTTTGACGCTAAAACACTCAGCCAAAAAATGCTGGCTCAAAAAGAAGTGCCGATCGAACTAGTCGTCGGCGAAGGGCCTGGCGAAGCCGAGTATTGGTCAAGCGATCTTACCTGTGATTACGTGCGTTTCAATTCCGAATACACAACGTAG
- a CDS encoding ABC transporter ATP-binding protein, which translates to MVVTDRLTKRYGDFTALSNCSLSVARGEIFGLLGPNGAGKTTLIRSLLGFLRPTSGSCSVDGFDPMVDGVGLRSRVAYLPGDARLPRHMRGAGVLTFFSEMHPCGDVDRSLRVADRLELNVKTRVAFMSTGMRQKLALAVVLGLDTPLLILDEPTANLDPTVRAAVLDLVVEARSRGRTVMFSSHVLSEIEETCDRVAFLRKGELVRELMMSELFQRHRVTAKTTSVSAPASISVPDSLADRVRVSTITRANQELLCIDTDGDLSPMIGWLDSLQLVGMRIEPLGLRAVYDSVHMGGEVVV; encoded by the coding sequence ATGGTTGTGACGGATCGTTTGACCAAGCGATATGGGGACTTCACCGCCCTTTCGAACTGCAGCTTGTCGGTTGCGAGAGGCGAAATTTTTGGATTGCTGGGGCCCAACGGAGCGGGGAAAACTACCTTGATACGGTCGCTGTTGGGTTTTTTGCGTCCCACATCGGGAAGCTGTTCCGTCGACGGATTTGATCCGATGGTGGACGGCGTGGGGCTGCGATCCCGAGTCGCCTATTTGCCAGGCGATGCTCGATTGCCGCGGCACATGCGAGGCGCCGGCGTGCTGACGTTTTTCTCGGAAATGCATCCGTGCGGTGACGTTGATCGCAGTCTGCGGGTGGCCGATCGTTTGGAATTGAACGTCAAGACTCGCGTTGCGTTCATGTCGACCGGGATGCGCCAGAAACTAGCGTTGGCGGTCGTGTTGGGGTTGGACACACCGCTGTTGATTTTGGATGAACCCACTGCCAACTTGGACCCGACCGTTCGCGCGGCAGTTTTAGATTTGGTAGTCGAGGCGCGGTCGCGTGGTCGCACAGTGATGTTTTCGTCGCATGTGCTAAGCGAGATCGAAGAGACATGCGACCGAGTCGCGTTTCTTCGCAAAGGTGAACTGGTTCGCGAATTGATGATGAGCGAGCTGTTTCAGCGGCACCGGGTCACGGCAAAAACGACGTCGGTGTCTGCGCCGGCGTCGATTAGTGTTCCCGATTCGTTGGCCGATCGAGTTCGCGTATCAACCATCACGCGTGCCAACCAAGAACTGTTGTGCATCGACACCGATGGAGACTTATCGCCCATGATTGGGTGGCTCGATTCGCTGCAGCTTGTGGGAATGCGGATCGAACCGCTTGGGCTGCGCGCGGTTTACGATTCGGTTCACATGGGTGGCGAGGTGGTGGTTTGA
- a CDS encoding GNAT family N-acetyltransferase, which produces MTPFFSLEFFDAVHASRGDVWVAVISARDEVVAFLPFHRIGKVAWPAGRYFNDAHNLVMRPGTMVDWPWLLKQCGVKAYDFHALVGEQSHLPSSSFQGTTESFCALIGNDSKAFLDQLEKDHRTIRRQEQKSRKMSREIGPLSVEVDCRDPLLLDQAIQWKREQYRRTNILDLFTPDWTREMLRHLHASQSSGMRGLLSVLRAGDTVVAAHVGMIENDLLHYWFPTYDIQYSRYSPGTALFKEIVRSADQHGIRCIDMGYGEQPYKRKQTDTITTVRHGCVSGSVIYRNVRALRIAATAAVKQMPMKAALKHMLRKVNPDAGISKIG; this is translated from the coding sequence GTGACCCCTTTTTTTTCTCTAGAGTTTTTCGACGCGGTCCACGCCTCACGCGGTGATGTTTGGGTTGCCGTGATCAGCGCTCGTGACGAAGTGGTAGCGTTCTTGCCCTTTCATCGAATCGGGAAAGTTGCGTGGCCGGCCGGCCGCTACTTCAACGACGCTCACAATTTGGTGATGCGCCCGGGCACGATGGTGGACTGGCCGTGGTTGTTGAAGCAGTGTGGTGTCAAGGCTTATGACTTTCATGCACTCGTTGGCGAGCAGAGTCACTTGCCGTCGAGTTCCTTTCAGGGCACAACGGAATCTTTCTGTGCGTTGATCGGAAATGATTCGAAAGCGTTTCTTGACCAGTTGGAAAAGGATCACCGCACGATCCGCCGCCAAGAACAGAAGTCGCGCAAGATGTCGCGCGAGATCGGGCCGCTGAGTGTCGAAGTCGATTGTCGTGATCCATTGCTATTGGATCAGGCCATTCAGTGGAAACGCGAACAGTACCGGCGGACTAACATCTTGGATTTGTTCACGCCGGATTGGACGCGTGAAATGCTGCGTCATCTGCATGCGTCCCAGAGTTCGGGCATGCGAGGATTGTTGTCCGTGTTGCGTGCTGGCGATACCGTCGTAGCGGCTCACGTGGGCATGATCGAAAACGATCTGCTGCATTACTGGTTTCCAACCTACGACATCCAATACTCTCGCTACTCGCCCGGTACGGCGCTATTCAAAGAAATTGTGCGTTCGGCCGATCAGCACGGCATCCGATGCATTGACATGGGGTACGGCGAGCAACCATACAAGCGAAAACAGACGGACACGATCACGACCGTCCGTCATGGCTGTGTTTCGGGATCGGTCATCTACCGCAACGTCCGCGCACTGCGAATTGCCGCCACCGCGGCCGTCAAGCAGATGCCGATGAAGGCGGCGCTAAAACACATGCTGCGAAAAGTAAACCCAGACGCAGGGATTTCGAAGATCGGCTAG